The following are from one region of the Primulina eburnea isolate SZY01 chromosome 17, ASM2296580v1, whole genome shotgun sequence genome:
- the LOC140818802 gene encoding phytochrome A-like, with product MTSSHPGQSSTSSRSRHSTRMIAQTSIDAKIHTDFEESGSSFDYSSSVRTTSAARVDRGPRPDKITTAYLHQIQKGKLIQPFGCLLALDDKSLLVIAYSENAPEMLTMASHAVPSVGEHPVLGIGTDVKTIFTGPSAAALHKALGFGEVSLLNPILIHCKTSGKPFYAIIHRVTGGFIIDFEPVNGHEVPMTAAGALQSYKLAAKAITRLQSLPSGNMERLCDTMVQEVFELTGYDRVMMYKFHDDHHGEVYTEIIKPGLEAYLGLHYPATDIPQAARFLFMKNKVRMICDCRARPLKVLQDEKLPFDLTLCGSTLRAPHGCHSQYMENMNSVASLVMSVVVNEEVEEGSNSSQPQKEKRLWGLVVCHHSTPRFIPFPLRYACEFLAQVFSIHVNKELELENQMLEKNILRTQTLLCDMLLRDAPLGIVSQSPNIMDLVKCDGAALLYKNQNYSLGLTPHDSQIRDIVSWLDEYHRDSTGLSTDSLYDANFPGALALGDTICGMAAVKITDKDWLFWFRSHTAAEIRWGGARNEPYAEDDSRKLHPRSSFSAFLEVVKERSLPWKDYEMDAIHSLQLILRNAFKDIEATDLGTTAIHTRLNDMRIDGMQELEAVTSEMVRLIETASVPILAVDVDGRVNGWNTKIADITGLPVDEAIGRHFLALVEDSSADAVNKMLESALQGNEERNVQFEIKRHGSSEESGPISLVVNACASRDVRENVVGVCFIAQDVTAQKSMMDKFTRIEGDYRAIVQNPNPLIPPIFGSDEFGWCSEWNTAMTKLTGWPRDAVINKMLLGEVFGTHVACCRFKNQEAYVNLGIVLNNTAVGQESEKVPFGFFSRSGKYVECLLCAIKKLDGDGEVTGVFCFLQLASPELQQALHIQRITEQTSMKRLRLLAYIRREIKNPLSGIIFSRKMMEGTVLDDEQKSLLRTSVHCQRQLNKILDDTDLDHIIEGYMDLEMVEFKLHEVLIASISQVMMKSNAKGVKIVDNLAPNLSNETLYGDSVRLQQVLAAFLLVSVTVIPSGGQLGVAASLKKDSIGESVQLGHLEFRITHSGGGVPQGLLNQMFGDEQEASEEGISLFICRKLVKLMNGEVQYLREAEQSTFIISVELAISNHQT from the exons ATGACGTCTTCACATCCTGGTCAATCGTCTACAAGTTCAAGGTCAAGACATAGCACTAGGATGATTGCTCAGACCTCAATAGACGCAAAAATCCACACAGACTTCGAGGAATCAGGTAGTTCATTTGACTATTCAAGCTCAGTGCGTACAACAAGTGCCGCCCGAGTAGATCGGGGGCCTAGGCCTGACAAAATCACCACGGCTTACCTACATCAAATACAGAAAGGAAAGCTGATTCAGCCATTTGGGTGTTTGTTGGCGCTTGATGACAAGTCACTCCTTGTGATTGCCTATAGTGAAAATGCTCCCGAAATGCTTACAATGGCGAGTCATGCTGTTCCAAGTGTTGGAGAGCACCCAGTACTTGGCATCGGAACTGATGTCAAAACCATTTTCACTGGTCCTAGTGCTGCTGCTTTACATAAGGCATTAGGATTTGGTGAGGTTTCTCTTTTAAACCCAATCTTGATACACTGCAAAACTTCTGGAAAGCCGTTTTATGCTATAATCCACAGAGTTACAGGTGGTTTTATTATCGACTTCGAGCCTGTGAATGGTCATGAGGTCCCGATGACTGCTGCTGGTGCCTTACAATCTTATAAACTTGCTGCCAAAGCCATTACGAGATTGCAGTCATTACCTAGTGGGAACATGGAAAGGCTCTGTGATACAATGGTGCAAGAGGTTTTTGAACTCACGGGCTATGACCGAGTAATGATGTACAAGTTTCATGATGATCATCATGGGGAGGTGTACACCGAGATCATAAAGCCGGGGCTTGAGGCTTATTTGGGCTTGCATTATCCGGCCACAGATATCCCTCAAGCTGCCCGATTTTTATTCATGAAGAACAAGGTCAGGATGATCTGCGACTGTAGAGCACGTCCTCTTAAGGTTCTTCAAGACGAGAAGCTTCCTTTTGATCTCACGTTATGTGGCTCGACACTCAGAGCTCCTCATGGTTGCCATTCACAATACATGGAAAACATGAATTCAGTTGCATCATTGGTGATGTCGGTTGTTGTTAATGAGGAAGTTGAAGAAGGCTCCAATTCCTCGCAGCCACAAAAGGAAAAACGGCTTTGGGGACTTGTGGTTTGCCATCATTCAACCCCAAGATTCATCCCTTTTCCTCTCCGTTATGCATGCGAATTTCTTGCCCAGGTGTTTTCCATTCATGTCAACAAAGAATTAGAATTGGAAAATCAGATGCTCGAGAAGAATATTCTGCGAACTCAAACCCTCTTGTGTGATATGCTGTTGCGAGATGCCCCTTTAGGCATCGTCTCACAAAGCCCAAACATAATGGATCTCGTGAAATGTGATGGGGCTGCTCTACTATATAAGAATCAAAATTATAGCTTAGGATTAACCCCACACGACTCTCAGATTCGTGACATAGTTTCTTGGCTAGACGAGTATCATCGAGATTCCACAGGTTTGAGTACAGATAGCTTATATGACGCCAATTTTCCTGGAGCGCTTGCTCTTGGTGACACCATCTGTGGAATGGCGGCTGTCAAGATAACTGATAAGGACTGGCTTTTCTGGTTCAGGTCGCACACTGCTGCAGAAATTCGTTGGGGTGGAGCCAGGAATGAACCATATGCAGAGGATGATAGCAGGAAGTTGCATCCAAGGTCATCTTTTAGCGCATTCTTAGAGGTTGTCAAGGAACGAAGTTTACCTTGGAAGGACTACGAGATGGATGCCATCCACTCTTTGCAGCTTATTCTACGAAACGCATTCAAGGATATCGAGGCTACAGATTTGGGAACAACGGCGATTCATACAAGACTTAATGACATGCGAATTGATGGAATGCAGGAGCTTGAAGCAGTGACATCTGAGATGGTCCGACTGATTGAAACCGCATCTGTGCCTATCTTGGCAGTTGATGTGGATGGGCGGGTTAATGGATGGAATACAAAAATTGCTGATATAACTGGTCTTCCTGTTGACGAAGCAATTGGCAGGCATTTTCTTGCACTGGTAGAAGATTCTTCAGCCGATGCAGTGAATAAGATGTTGGAATCGGCACTTCAAG GGAATGAAGAACGAAATGTTCAGTTTGAGATCAAACGACACGGGTCAAGTGAAGAGTCTGGTCCCATCAGCTTAGTTGTAAACGCTTGTGCAAGCAGAGATGTTCGAGAAAATGTTGTGGGAGTGTGTTTTATTGCTCAGGATGTAACTGCACAGAAAAGTATGATGGACAAATTCACAAGAATTGAAGGAGATTACAGAGCTATAGTACAAAATCCTAATCCACTTATCCCACCTATATTTGGCTCAGATGAATTTGGCTGGTGTTCCGAGTGGAATACAGCTATGACTAAATTAACTGGATGGCCTAGAGACGCTGTGATCAATAAAATGCTTCTCGGTGAGGTCTTTGGAACCCACGTAGCTTGTTGCCGATTCAAGAATCAAGAGGCTTATGTGAACCTTGGTATTGTACTCAACAACACTGCAGTCGGTCAAGAATCTGAAAAGGTACCCTTTGGTTTTTTCTCGAGGAGTGGGAAGTATGTGGAATGCCTCCTTTGTGCGATAAAAAAGTTGGATGGAGATGGTGAAGTAACTGGCGTCTTCTGCTTCCTGCAGCTGGCAAGTCCAGAACTCCAACAGGCACTTCACATTCAACGCATAACAGAACAAACGTCAATGAAGAGATTGAGGCTCTTGGCATATATCAGAAGGGAGATTAAGAATCCCCTATCTGGAATTATATTTTCACGAAAGATGATGGAAGGAACTGTCCTGGATGATGAGCAGAAAAGCCTTCTTCGCACTAGTGTTCATTGCCAACGGCAGCTAAATAAAATTCTCGATGACACAGATCTTGATCATATAATTGAAGG GTACATGGATCTGGAGATGGTAGAGTTTAAGCTGCATGAGGTGTTGATAGCTTCCATCAGTCAAGTCATGATGAAGAGCAATGCAAAGGGTGTGAAAATAGTTGATAATTTAGCTCCAAATCTCTCAAATGAAACCCTATATGGAGACAGTGTGAGGCTTCAGCAAGTCCTAGCGGCTTTCTTGCTTGTATCAGTTACTGTCATTCCGAGTGGAGGCCAGCTTGGTGTTGCAGCTTCTTTGAAAAAAGATTCTATAGGGGAATCTGTTCAGCTTGGTCACTTAGAATTCAG GATAACACATAGTGGCGGAGGAGTGCCTCAAGGGTTATTGAACCAAATGTTTGGTGATGAACAGGAAGCTTCTGAAGAAGGAATTAGCCTTTTTATCTGCCGTAAACTGGTGAAGCTTATGAATGGTGAGGTTCAGTATTTAAGGGAGGCGGAACAATCCACTTTCATTATATCCGTTGAACTAGCAATCTCTAACCACCAAACATGA